From one Culex quinquefasciatus strain JHB chromosome 3, VPISU_Cqui_1.0_pri_paternal, whole genome shotgun sequence genomic stretch:
- the LOC6031074 gene encoding protein ECT2 isoform X1: MDHSVNDKSRCEAMSISPPPTPENVRICLVGAVAHDTVTLAAAQSFKLPVVTSETGGEFVSDTSHVTYFVLNDFDGPVYDTIYRSKHRILGPPALQQAARSGDGLFHNNRPIYNNCMRGVITCFTGIRKKDELTQLVHLIHSMGGSIRKDMMTKVTHLICNSTGGEKYQYAMTFRLAVVRPSWVEDAWSKRHDPNFTANVDEVLRPHRLKAFEGQKVCFFGFPPDEHQHMVDVLKENGGIPADLEDPQCSHVVMSNTGEHFGDALLPSGAGPGSPKDKTSSSSSSSEREDGDNNNDDDDDENNEPNRAEFKVEKKDAFLKRLNECQAAAEGGEMDESVLLNPLPALPEESETSDSDHMTAAENENNQNKHSEQSSVSPIRYIDEPPRQSSSTPEVLTVPVEKDGVVLVSGEENEFLNPNNISPILKTNNRFADESLRRIVEEDDDDDDDVDDYIIANKEALKRKRQEDSFDNISMISTDSLASSVAYGSAKKPKLIRTGSITRGLRRSMSFAAIKTPIASMLRSRRNSVDPNSSISSITSIETTFNESIKKPVKEKLLSIRDKITKSSKKETPKSIKNKGLITSANLDSLKKVCKFKTVNTPEHSKTEVDFKTPIAPAPSHSSSAKSKMKSIFNRHSIVAAAAAAPPVFTIEPKEDIVAAATELNASLANDDCAVPATATGSDEDLPATATTTTATVVDEHVVTSKPEPKNTKTHIVKADWFWYTIQNGYADEGRYLFGDYLDSIANTPGADRRDSLPISFNKRKRKRLSHRTPAGGEGTPLGAGKRRSSVSDAGLLSVSGSFLDCTTSPDQNKHEGSKKNAIIAETADASIDQTIKSQSMRHNHFMDFYHTESNYVGILDTIVNLFKDPLEEMIEKDTENALLNKSELKSIFSNFLPIHDVHKRMLNRLKEIHANWAEDHLIGQIIIDNRDELIKAYPPYVNFFEKMKETLLQCDAANPRFHAFLKINQAKPECGRQTLQDLMIRPVQRLPSISLLLNDILKHTGKGNPDHRKLDEALKAIKEVMTHINEDKRKTEGQLAMFDIFNDIDNCPPHLVSSHRHFVSRCEVTELTDSLSGRGDSLMLFLFSDTLEVCKKRSRAFNNAKSPSTNGLNTTRCQTSKPYKHIKLMPLSSLRLVVNIQDSPRAFALNCRATVDNKDRLHSFSICDEEMDKIVYLRSLCKQLAENACKADAEKFMVNCESEELGIDVTDINVGTLSKAFKFATRTRMRVGRAFSFNKTPSKLKRAVTTMMTSPFGSTQSLTPASQLAQMKLASCTNLNEVGEESSESGDSKASTSPSAASEILLAPMSVQPTRKNKHPPMSMAALRRL; the protein is encoded by the exons CGATGTCCATTTCGCCTCCGCCCACGCCCGAAAACGTGCGCATCTGCCTGGTGGGCGCGGTTGCCCACGACACGGTCACCCTGGCCGCGGCCCAGTCCTTCAAGCTGCCGGTGGTCACGTCGGAAACGGGCGGCGAGTTCGTGTCCGACACCAGCCACGTCACCTACTTCGTCCTGAACGACTTCGACGGTCCCGTGTATGATACAATTTACCGCTCGAAACACAG AATTCTTGGTCCACCGGCCCTGCAGCAGGCTGCACGATCCGGCGATGGCCTTTTCCACAACAACCGACCAATCTACAACAACTGCATGCGCGGTGTCATCACATGCTTCACCGGAATCAGGAAAAAGGACGAGCTG ACTCAACTCGTACACCTGATCCACTCGATGGGAGGGTCGATACGGAAGGACATGATGACCAAGGTGACCCACTTGATATGCAACAGCACCGGTGGAGAAAAGTACCA GTACGCCATGACCTTCCGCCTGGCCGTCGTCCGCCCCAGCTGGGTCGAGGACGCGTGGAGCAAACGCCACGATCCGAACTTTACCGCCAACGTGGACGAGGTGCTGCGGCCGCACCGCCTCAAGGCGTTCGAGGGCCAGAAGGTGTGCTTCTTCGGCTTCCCGCCCGACGAGCACCAGCACATGGTCGACGTGCTCAAGGAGAACGGTGGCATTCCGGCGGATCTGGAGGATCCCCAGTGTTCGCACGTG GTCATGTCCAACACGGGCGAGCATTTCGGGGACGCCCTGTTGCCCTCGGGCGCTGGCCCAGGTTCACCCAAAGATAAgacttcatcatcatcatcgtcgtcggaaCGAGAAGACGGAGATaacaacaacgacgacgacgacgacgaaaacaATGAGCCCAACAGGGCAGAATTCAAGGTCGAAAAGAAGGATGCCTTCCTGAAGCGGTTGAACGAGTGTCAAGCGGCGGCGGAGGGAGGAGAGATGGACGAGAGTGTCCTGTTGAATCCACTGCCGGCGCTGCCGGAAGAGAGCGAAACAAGCGACTCGGACCACATGACCGCGGCTGAGAACGAAAACAATCAGAACAAGCACTCGGAGCAGAGCAGTGTTTCGCCGATTCGGTACATTGATGAGCCGCCCCGGCAATCAAGCTCGACACCGGAAGTGTTGACTGTTCCGGTGGAGAAGGACGGCGTGGTGCTGGTCTCGGGCGAGGAGAACGAATTCCTCAACCCGAACAACATTTCGCCAATCTTGAAGACGAACAACAGATTCGCGGATGAATCGCTGAGGAGAATCGTcgaagaagacgacgacgacgatgacgatgtaGACGATTACATCATTGCCAACAAGGAAGCGTTGAAGCGCAAGCGGCAGGAGGACAGTTTCGACAACATTTCCATGATTTCGACCGACTCACTTGCCAGCAGCGTGGCGTACGGTTCCGCCAAGAAGCCCAAACTGATCCGCACCGGATCGATTACGCGAGGCCTTCGTCGCAGCATGAGCTTTGCCGCGATCAAAACGCCAATCGCGTCGATGCTTCGATCCCGCCGCAACTCGGTCGACCCGAACTCCTCCATCAGCTCCATCACCTCAATCGAAACCACCTTCAACGAATCGATCAAAAAGCCCGTCAAAGAGAAGCTGCTCAGCATCCGCGACAAAATCACCAAAAGCAGCAAGAAGGAAACCCCAAAATCAATCAAGAACAAAGGTCTCATCACGTCCGCCAACCTCGACAGCCTGAAAAAGGTCTGCAAGTTCAAAACGGTCAACACGCCGGAACACTCCAAGACGGAGGTCGATTTCAAAACGCCAATCGCGCCCGCCCCCAGCCATTCGTCATCGGCCAAGTCCAAGATGAAGTCCATCTTCAACCGACACTCGATTGTCGCGGCCGCGGCCGCCGCACCGCCGGTCTTCACCATTGAGCCCAAGGAGGACATCGTCGCCGCAGCTACGGAACTAAACGCGTCTCTCGCGAACGATGATTGCGCCGTGCCGGCCACGGCAACCGGTTCCGACGAGGACCTCCCCGcgaccgcgacgacgacgactgcgaCG GTGGTTGACGAGCACGTGGTTACGTCCAAGCCAGAACCTAAAAATACCAAAACTCACATCGTGAAAGCGGATTGGTTCTGGTACACGATCCAGAATGGTTACGCCGACGAAGGACGATACCTGTTTGGAGAT TACCTCGACAGCATAGCCAACACCCCGGGCGCGGACCGGCGAGACTCGCTTCCGATCAGCTTCAACAAGCGCAAGCGGAAACGTCTCTCGCACCGGACGCCGGCCGGCGGCGAGGGAACTCCGCTGGGCGCCGGCAAGCGGCGCTCGTCCGTATCGGACGCGGGCCTGCTGTCGGTGTCGGGAAGCTTCCTCGATTGCACCACCAGCCCGGACCAGAACAAGCATGAGGGCAGCAAAAAGAACGCCATCATCGCGGAGACGGCGGACGCCTCGATCGACCAGACGATCAAGAGCCAATCGATGCGGCACAACCACTTTATGGACTTTTACCACACGGAGTCGAACTACGTCGGGATCCTGGACACGATTGTCAAT CTCTTCAAGGACCCCCTCGAGGAGATGATCGAGAAGGACACGGAGAACGCGCTGCTCAACAAGTCCGAGCTCAAGTCGATCTTCAGCAATTTCCTGCCGATTCACGACGTCCACAAGCGCATGCTGAACCGGCTGAAGGAGATCCACGCGAACTGGGCCGAGGACCACCTGATCGGCCAGATCATCATCGACAACCGGGACGAGCTGATCAAGGCGTACCCGCCGTACGTgaactttttcgaaaagatgAAGGAAACGCTGCTGCAGTGCGACGCGGCCAATCCGCGCTTCCACGCCTTCCTCAAGATCAACCAGGCCAAGCCCGAGTGCGGACGGCAGACGCTGCAGGACCTGATGATTCGGCCGGTGCAGCGGCTACCGAGCATCAGCTTGCTGCTAAATG ACATCCTCAAGCACACCGGCAAGGGCAACCCGGACCACCGGAAGCTGGACGAGGCGCTGAAGGCGATCAAGGAGGTGATGACGCACATCAACGAGGACAAGCGCAAGACGGAGGGCCAGCTGGCCATGTTTGACATCTTCAACGACATCGACAACTGCCCG CCCCACCTGGTGTCATCCCACCGGCACTTTGTCTCGCGCTGCGAGGTGACCGAGCTGACCGACAGCCTGAGCGGCCGGGGCGACTCGCTGATGCTGTTTCTGTTTAGCGACACGCTGGAAGTGTGCAAGAAACGGTCGCGGGCGTTCAACAACGCCAAATCGCCGAGCACGAACGGGCTCAACACGACGCGCTGCCAAACCTCGAAGCCGTACAAACACATCAAGCTGATGCCGCTGAGCTCGCTGCGGCTCGTCGTCAACATCCAGGACAGCCCGCGGGCGTTCGCGTTGAATTGTAGGGCGACGGTGGACAACAAGGACCGGCTGCACTCGTTCAGCATCTGCGACGAGGAGATGGACAAGATCGTCTACCTGCGGAGTTTGTGCAAGCAGCTGGCGGAGAACGCGTGCAAGGCGGACGCGGAAAAGTTTATGGTCAACTGTGAGTCGGAGGAGTTGGGGATCGATGTGACCGATATTAACGTGGGGACGCTGTCGAAGGCGTTCAAGTTTGCCACGAGGACGAGGATGCGG GTTGGCCGCGCCTTCTCGTTCAACAAAACGCCGTCCAAGCTGAAGCGAGCCGTTACGACCATGATGACGTCCCCGTTCGGAAGCACCCAGTCGCTGACGCCAGCCTCGCAGCTAGCCCAGATGAAGCTGGCCAGCTGTACGAACCTAAAC GAAGTCGGCGAGGAGTCGTCCGAAAGTGGTGACTCGAAGGCGTCCACGTCCCCGTCGGCGGCGTCGGAAATCCTGTTGGCCCCAATGTCCGTCCAACCGACCCGCAAGAACAAACATCCGCCGATGTCGATGGCGGCCCTGCGACGGCTCTAG
- the LOC6031074 gene encoding protein ECT2 isoform X2 yields MDHSVNDKSRCEAMSISPPPTPENVRICLVGAVAHDTVTLAAAQSFKLPVVTSETGGEFVSDTSHVTYFVLNDFDGPVYDTIYRSKHRILGPPALQQAARSGDGLFHNNRPIYNNCMRGVITCFTGIRKKDELTQLVHLIHSMGGSIRKDMMTKVTHLICNSTGGEKYQYAMTFRLAVVRPSWVEDAWSKRHDPNFTANVDEVLRPHRLKAFEGQKVCFFGFPPDEHQHMVDVLKENGGIPADLEDPQCSHVVMSNTGEHFGDALLPSGAGPGSPKDKTSSSSSSSEREDGDNNNDDDDDENNEPNRAEFKVEKKDAFLKRLNECQAAAEGGEMDESVLLNPLPALPEESETSDSDHMTAAENENNQNKHSEQSSVSPIRYIDEPPRQSSSTPEVLTVPVEKDGVVLVSGEENEFLNPNNISPILKTNNRFADESLRRIVEEDDDDDDDVDDYIIANKEALKRKRQEDSFDNISMISTDSLASSVAYGSAKKPKLIRTGSITRGLRRSMSFAAIKTPIASMLRSRRNSVDPNSSISSITSIETTFNESIKKPVKEKLLSIRDKITKSSKKETPKSIKNKGLITSANLDSLKKVCKFKTVNTPEHSKTEVDFKTPIAPAPSHSSSAKSKMKSIFNRHSIVAAAAAAPPVFTIEPKEDIVAAATELNASLANDDCAVPATATGSDEDLPATATTTTATVVDEHVVTSKPEPKNTKTHIVKADWFWYTIQNGYADEGRYLFGDYLDSIANTPGADRRDSLPISFNKRKRKRLSHRTPAGGEGTPLGAGKRRSSVSDAGLLSVSGSFLDCTTSPDQNKHEGSKKNAIIAETADASIDQTIKSQSMRHNHFMDFYHTESNYVGILDTIVNLFKDPLEEMIEKDTENALLNKSELKSIFSNFLPIHDVHKRMLNRLKEIHANWAEDHLIGQIIIDNRDELIKAYPPYVNFFEKMKETLLQCDAANPRFHAFLKINQAKPECGRQTLQDLMIRPVQRLPSISLLLNDILKHTGKGNPDHRKLDEALKAIKEVMTHINEDKRKTEGQLAMFDIFNDIDNCPPHLVSSHRHFVSRCEVTELTDSLSGRGDSLMLFLFSDTLEVCKKRSRAFNNAKSPSTNGLNTTRCQTSKPYKHIKLMPLSSLRLVVNIQDSPRAFALNCRATVDNKDRLHSFSICDEEMDKIVYLRSLCKQLAENACKADAEKFMVNCESEELGIDVTDINVGTLSKAFKFATRTRMRVGRAFSFNKTPSKLKRAVTTMMTSPFGSTQSLTPASQLAQMKLAS; encoded by the exons CGATGTCCATTTCGCCTCCGCCCACGCCCGAAAACGTGCGCATCTGCCTGGTGGGCGCGGTTGCCCACGACACGGTCACCCTGGCCGCGGCCCAGTCCTTCAAGCTGCCGGTGGTCACGTCGGAAACGGGCGGCGAGTTCGTGTCCGACACCAGCCACGTCACCTACTTCGTCCTGAACGACTTCGACGGTCCCGTGTATGATACAATTTACCGCTCGAAACACAG AATTCTTGGTCCACCGGCCCTGCAGCAGGCTGCACGATCCGGCGATGGCCTTTTCCACAACAACCGACCAATCTACAACAACTGCATGCGCGGTGTCATCACATGCTTCACCGGAATCAGGAAAAAGGACGAGCTG ACTCAACTCGTACACCTGATCCACTCGATGGGAGGGTCGATACGGAAGGACATGATGACCAAGGTGACCCACTTGATATGCAACAGCACCGGTGGAGAAAAGTACCA GTACGCCATGACCTTCCGCCTGGCCGTCGTCCGCCCCAGCTGGGTCGAGGACGCGTGGAGCAAACGCCACGATCCGAACTTTACCGCCAACGTGGACGAGGTGCTGCGGCCGCACCGCCTCAAGGCGTTCGAGGGCCAGAAGGTGTGCTTCTTCGGCTTCCCGCCCGACGAGCACCAGCACATGGTCGACGTGCTCAAGGAGAACGGTGGCATTCCGGCGGATCTGGAGGATCCCCAGTGTTCGCACGTG GTCATGTCCAACACGGGCGAGCATTTCGGGGACGCCCTGTTGCCCTCGGGCGCTGGCCCAGGTTCACCCAAAGATAAgacttcatcatcatcatcgtcgtcggaaCGAGAAGACGGAGATaacaacaacgacgacgacgacgacgaaaacaATGAGCCCAACAGGGCAGAATTCAAGGTCGAAAAGAAGGATGCCTTCCTGAAGCGGTTGAACGAGTGTCAAGCGGCGGCGGAGGGAGGAGAGATGGACGAGAGTGTCCTGTTGAATCCACTGCCGGCGCTGCCGGAAGAGAGCGAAACAAGCGACTCGGACCACATGACCGCGGCTGAGAACGAAAACAATCAGAACAAGCACTCGGAGCAGAGCAGTGTTTCGCCGATTCGGTACATTGATGAGCCGCCCCGGCAATCAAGCTCGACACCGGAAGTGTTGACTGTTCCGGTGGAGAAGGACGGCGTGGTGCTGGTCTCGGGCGAGGAGAACGAATTCCTCAACCCGAACAACATTTCGCCAATCTTGAAGACGAACAACAGATTCGCGGATGAATCGCTGAGGAGAATCGTcgaagaagacgacgacgacgatgacgatgtaGACGATTACATCATTGCCAACAAGGAAGCGTTGAAGCGCAAGCGGCAGGAGGACAGTTTCGACAACATTTCCATGATTTCGACCGACTCACTTGCCAGCAGCGTGGCGTACGGTTCCGCCAAGAAGCCCAAACTGATCCGCACCGGATCGATTACGCGAGGCCTTCGTCGCAGCATGAGCTTTGCCGCGATCAAAACGCCAATCGCGTCGATGCTTCGATCCCGCCGCAACTCGGTCGACCCGAACTCCTCCATCAGCTCCATCACCTCAATCGAAACCACCTTCAACGAATCGATCAAAAAGCCCGTCAAAGAGAAGCTGCTCAGCATCCGCGACAAAATCACCAAAAGCAGCAAGAAGGAAACCCCAAAATCAATCAAGAACAAAGGTCTCATCACGTCCGCCAACCTCGACAGCCTGAAAAAGGTCTGCAAGTTCAAAACGGTCAACACGCCGGAACACTCCAAGACGGAGGTCGATTTCAAAACGCCAATCGCGCCCGCCCCCAGCCATTCGTCATCGGCCAAGTCCAAGATGAAGTCCATCTTCAACCGACACTCGATTGTCGCGGCCGCGGCCGCCGCACCGCCGGTCTTCACCATTGAGCCCAAGGAGGACATCGTCGCCGCAGCTACGGAACTAAACGCGTCTCTCGCGAACGATGATTGCGCCGTGCCGGCCACGGCAACCGGTTCCGACGAGGACCTCCCCGcgaccgcgacgacgacgactgcgaCG GTGGTTGACGAGCACGTGGTTACGTCCAAGCCAGAACCTAAAAATACCAAAACTCACATCGTGAAAGCGGATTGGTTCTGGTACACGATCCAGAATGGTTACGCCGACGAAGGACGATACCTGTTTGGAGAT TACCTCGACAGCATAGCCAACACCCCGGGCGCGGACCGGCGAGACTCGCTTCCGATCAGCTTCAACAAGCGCAAGCGGAAACGTCTCTCGCACCGGACGCCGGCCGGCGGCGAGGGAACTCCGCTGGGCGCCGGCAAGCGGCGCTCGTCCGTATCGGACGCGGGCCTGCTGTCGGTGTCGGGAAGCTTCCTCGATTGCACCACCAGCCCGGACCAGAACAAGCATGAGGGCAGCAAAAAGAACGCCATCATCGCGGAGACGGCGGACGCCTCGATCGACCAGACGATCAAGAGCCAATCGATGCGGCACAACCACTTTATGGACTTTTACCACACGGAGTCGAACTACGTCGGGATCCTGGACACGATTGTCAAT CTCTTCAAGGACCCCCTCGAGGAGATGATCGAGAAGGACACGGAGAACGCGCTGCTCAACAAGTCCGAGCTCAAGTCGATCTTCAGCAATTTCCTGCCGATTCACGACGTCCACAAGCGCATGCTGAACCGGCTGAAGGAGATCCACGCGAACTGGGCCGAGGACCACCTGATCGGCCAGATCATCATCGACAACCGGGACGAGCTGATCAAGGCGTACCCGCCGTACGTgaactttttcgaaaagatgAAGGAAACGCTGCTGCAGTGCGACGCGGCCAATCCGCGCTTCCACGCCTTCCTCAAGATCAACCAGGCCAAGCCCGAGTGCGGACGGCAGACGCTGCAGGACCTGATGATTCGGCCGGTGCAGCGGCTACCGAGCATCAGCTTGCTGCTAAATG ACATCCTCAAGCACACCGGCAAGGGCAACCCGGACCACCGGAAGCTGGACGAGGCGCTGAAGGCGATCAAGGAGGTGATGACGCACATCAACGAGGACAAGCGCAAGACGGAGGGCCAGCTGGCCATGTTTGACATCTTCAACGACATCGACAACTGCCCG CCCCACCTGGTGTCATCCCACCGGCACTTTGTCTCGCGCTGCGAGGTGACCGAGCTGACCGACAGCCTGAGCGGCCGGGGCGACTCGCTGATGCTGTTTCTGTTTAGCGACACGCTGGAAGTGTGCAAGAAACGGTCGCGGGCGTTCAACAACGCCAAATCGCCGAGCACGAACGGGCTCAACACGACGCGCTGCCAAACCTCGAAGCCGTACAAACACATCAAGCTGATGCCGCTGAGCTCGCTGCGGCTCGTCGTCAACATCCAGGACAGCCCGCGGGCGTTCGCGTTGAATTGTAGGGCGACGGTGGACAACAAGGACCGGCTGCACTCGTTCAGCATCTGCGACGAGGAGATGGACAAGATCGTCTACCTGCGGAGTTTGTGCAAGCAGCTGGCGGAGAACGCGTGCAAGGCGGACGCGGAAAAGTTTATGGTCAACTGTGAGTCGGAGGAGTTGGGGATCGATGTGACCGATATTAACGTGGGGACGCTGTCGAAGGCGTTCAAGTTTGCCACGAGGACGAGGATGCGG GTTGGCCGCGCCTTCTCGTTCAACAAAACGCCGTCCAAGCTGAAGCGAGCCGTTACGACCATGATGACGTCCCCGTTCGGAAGCACCCAGTCGCTGACGCCAGCCTCGCAGCTAGCCCAGATGAAGCTGGCCAGCT GA
- the LOC6031074 gene encoding protein ECT2 isoform X3, with product MDHSVNDKSRCEAMSISPPPTPENVRICLVGAVAHDTVTLAAAQSFKLPVVTSETGGEFVSDTSHVTYFVLNDFDGPVYDTIYRSKHRILGPPALQQAARSGDGLFHNNRPIYNNCMRGVITCFTGIRKKDELTQLVHLIHSMGGSIRKDMMTKVTHLICNSTGGEKYQYAMTFRLAVVRPSWVEDAWSKRHDPNFTANVDEVLRPHRLKAFEGQKVCFFGFPPDEHQHMVDVLKENGGIPADLEDPQCSHVVVDEHVVTSKPEPKNTKTHIVKADWFWYTIQNGYADEGRYLFGDYLDSIANTPGADRRDSLPISFNKRKRKRLSHRTPAGGEGTPLGAGKRRSSVSDAGLLSVSGSFLDCTTSPDQNKHEGSKKNAIIAETADASIDQTIKSQSMRHNHFMDFYHTESNYVGILDTIVNLFKDPLEEMIEKDTENALLNKSELKSIFSNFLPIHDVHKRMLNRLKEIHANWAEDHLIGQIIIDNRDELIKAYPPYVNFFEKMKETLLQCDAANPRFHAFLKINQAKPECGRQTLQDLMIRPVQRLPSISLLLNDILKHTGKGNPDHRKLDEALKAIKEVMTHINEDKRKTEGQLAMFDIFNDIDNCPPHLVSSHRHFVSRCEVTELTDSLSGRGDSLMLFLFSDTLEVCKKRSRAFNNAKSPSTNGLNTTRCQTSKPYKHIKLMPLSSLRLVVNIQDSPRAFALNCRATVDNKDRLHSFSICDEEMDKIVYLRSLCKQLAENACKADAEKFMVNCESEELGIDVTDINVGTLSKAFKFATRTRMRVGRAFSFNKTPSKLKRAVTTMMTSPFGSTQSLTPASQLAQMKLASCTNLNEVGEESSESGDSKASTSPSAASEILLAPMSVQPTRKNKHPPMSMAALRRL from the exons CGATGTCCATTTCGCCTCCGCCCACGCCCGAAAACGTGCGCATCTGCCTGGTGGGCGCGGTTGCCCACGACACGGTCACCCTGGCCGCGGCCCAGTCCTTCAAGCTGCCGGTGGTCACGTCGGAAACGGGCGGCGAGTTCGTGTCCGACACCAGCCACGTCACCTACTTCGTCCTGAACGACTTCGACGGTCCCGTGTATGATACAATTTACCGCTCGAAACACAG AATTCTTGGTCCACCGGCCCTGCAGCAGGCTGCACGATCCGGCGATGGCCTTTTCCACAACAACCGACCAATCTACAACAACTGCATGCGCGGTGTCATCACATGCTTCACCGGAATCAGGAAAAAGGACGAGCTG ACTCAACTCGTACACCTGATCCACTCGATGGGAGGGTCGATACGGAAGGACATGATGACCAAGGTGACCCACTTGATATGCAACAGCACCGGTGGAGAAAAGTACCA GTACGCCATGACCTTCCGCCTGGCCGTCGTCCGCCCCAGCTGGGTCGAGGACGCGTGGAGCAAACGCCACGATCCGAACTTTACCGCCAACGTGGACGAGGTGCTGCGGCCGCACCGCCTCAAGGCGTTCGAGGGCCAGAAGGTGTGCTTCTTCGGCTTCCCGCCCGACGAGCACCAGCACATGGTCGACGTGCTCAAGGAGAACGGTGGCATTCCGGCGGATCTGGAGGATCCCCAGTGTTCGCACGTG GTGGTTGACGAGCACGTGGTTACGTCCAAGCCAGAACCTAAAAATACCAAAACTCACATCGTGAAAGCGGATTGGTTCTGGTACACGATCCAGAATGGTTACGCCGACGAAGGACGATACCTGTTTGGAGAT TACCTCGACAGCATAGCCAACACCCCGGGCGCGGACCGGCGAGACTCGCTTCCGATCAGCTTCAACAAGCGCAAGCGGAAACGTCTCTCGCACCGGACGCCGGCCGGCGGCGAGGGAACTCCGCTGGGCGCCGGCAAGCGGCGCTCGTCCGTATCGGACGCGGGCCTGCTGTCGGTGTCGGGAAGCTTCCTCGATTGCACCACCAGCCCGGACCAGAACAAGCATGAGGGCAGCAAAAAGAACGCCATCATCGCGGAGACGGCGGACGCCTCGATCGACCAGACGATCAAGAGCCAATCGATGCGGCACAACCACTTTATGGACTTTTACCACACGGAGTCGAACTACGTCGGGATCCTGGACACGATTGTCAAT CTCTTCAAGGACCCCCTCGAGGAGATGATCGAGAAGGACACGGAGAACGCGCTGCTCAACAAGTCCGAGCTCAAGTCGATCTTCAGCAATTTCCTGCCGATTCACGACGTCCACAAGCGCATGCTGAACCGGCTGAAGGAGATCCACGCGAACTGGGCCGAGGACCACCTGATCGGCCAGATCATCATCGACAACCGGGACGAGCTGATCAAGGCGTACCCGCCGTACGTgaactttttcgaaaagatgAAGGAAACGCTGCTGCAGTGCGACGCGGCCAATCCGCGCTTCCACGCCTTCCTCAAGATCAACCAGGCCAAGCCCGAGTGCGGACGGCAGACGCTGCAGGACCTGATGATTCGGCCGGTGCAGCGGCTACCGAGCATCAGCTTGCTGCTAAATG ACATCCTCAAGCACACCGGCAAGGGCAACCCGGACCACCGGAAGCTGGACGAGGCGCTGAAGGCGATCAAGGAGGTGATGACGCACATCAACGAGGACAAGCGCAAGACGGAGGGCCAGCTGGCCATGTTTGACATCTTCAACGACATCGACAACTGCCCG CCCCACCTGGTGTCATCCCACCGGCACTTTGTCTCGCGCTGCGAGGTGACCGAGCTGACCGACAGCCTGAGCGGCCGGGGCGACTCGCTGATGCTGTTTCTGTTTAGCGACACGCTGGAAGTGTGCAAGAAACGGTCGCGGGCGTTCAACAACGCCAAATCGCCGAGCACGAACGGGCTCAACACGACGCGCTGCCAAACCTCGAAGCCGTACAAACACATCAAGCTGATGCCGCTGAGCTCGCTGCGGCTCGTCGTCAACATCCAGGACAGCCCGCGGGCGTTCGCGTTGAATTGTAGGGCGACGGTGGACAACAAGGACCGGCTGCACTCGTTCAGCATCTGCGACGAGGAGATGGACAAGATCGTCTACCTGCGGAGTTTGTGCAAGCAGCTGGCGGAGAACGCGTGCAAGGCGGACGCGGAAAAGTTTATGGTCAACTGTGAGTCGGAGGAGTTGGGGATCGATGTGACCGATATTAACGTGGGGACGCTGTCGAAGGCGTTCAAGTTTGCCACGAGGACGAGGATGCGG GTTGGCCGCGCCTTCTCGTTCAACAAAACGCCGTCCAAGCTGAAGCGAGCCGTTACGACCATGATGACGTCCCCGTTCGGAAGCACCCAGTCGCTGACGCCAGCCTCGCAGCTAGCCCAGATGAAGCTGGCCAGCTGTACGAACCTAAAC GAAGTCGGCGAGGAGTCGTCCGAAAGTGGTGACTCGAAGGCGTCCACGTCCCCGTCGGCGGCGTCGGAAATCCTGTTGGCCCCAATGTCCGTCCAACCGACCCGCAAGAACAAACATCCGCCGATGTCGATGGCGGCCCTGCGACGGCTCTAG